In the Gossypium raimondii isolate GPD5lz chromosome 9, ASM2569854v1, whole genome shotgun sequence genome, one interval contains:
- the LOC105798197 gene encoding DExH-box ATP-dependent RNA helicase DExH18, mitochondrial: MGRGLATFLFRIYTSKKNVSRVKFMSSNRYIHSFRQFENWVSDTDPPSFHVPRREFSTSLVGLVGKFRNYGDANVRPFSSVVKNGGDDGGEDNGMHDSEMEKNEHGKHIFDFVKLVDFDGENENKVEDDVDDLNENGIYGSKDVELEHGNDKENKRIVDFMRVNDFDGVHENSDEDGIDGSKEDGIDGSKEDGIDRTVNRKQVGFRNPVELYQELRNNEKPAKLCREDWEILQQVFSYFCRSGWAANQSLAIYIGRSFFPTAAHKFRSFFFKNCSADVTEYLVSLGPSNAAVKFLFPIFVEFCIEEFPDEIKQFRSMIQSADLTAPHTWFPFARAMKRKIIYHCGPTNSGKTYNALQRFMEAKKGIYCSPLRLLAMEVFDKVNAQGIYCSLHTGQEKKYVPFSNHVACTVEMVSTEELYDVAVIDEIQMMSDPYRGHAWTRALLGLKADEIHLCGDPTVLNIVRKICSDTGDELHEHHYDRFKPLVVEAKTLLGDLQNVRSGDCVVAFSRREIFEVKMAIEKHTSHRCCVIYGALPPETRRHQANLFNDQDNEFDVLVASDAVGMGLNLNIRRVVFYSLSKYNGDKIVPVPASQVKQIAGRAGRRGSRYPDGLTTTLHLNDLDYLIECLKQPFEEVKKVGLFPFFEQVELFAGQFPNVTFCKLLEKFGENCRLDGLYFLCRHDHIKKVANMLEKVQGISLEDRFNFCFAPVNIRDPKAMYHLLRFASAYSQNVPVSIAMGMPKGSAKNDSELLDLETKHQVLSMYLWLSHHFREETFPYVKKAEEMAIDVADLLGKSLVNACWKPESRQRKKSNPEKKEEGYQRPRSLIKLHDKKRADKSVPADNSSKVAA, translated from the exons ATGGGAAGAGGATTAGCAACGTTTCTGTTTAGAATCTATACTTCTAAGAAAAATGTTTCTAGAGTTAAGTTTATGTCATCCAATCGATATATTCATTCTTTTAGACAATTTGAAAACTGGGTTTCGGATACAGACCCTCCGTCTTTCCATGTGCCTCGAAGAGAGTTTTCGACTAGCTTGGTTGGTTTAGTTGGTAAATTTAGAAACTATGGGGATGCTAATGTGAGACCTTTTTCCTCTGTTGTTAAAAATGGGGGTGATGATGGTGGGGAGGATAATGGAATGCATGATTcagaaatggaaaaaaatgagCACGGTAAGCATATTTTTGATTTTGTGAAACTTGTCGATTTTGATGGTGAAAATGAGAATAAGGTTGAGGATGATGTTGATGATTTGAATGAGAATGGTATATATGGTTCAAAAGATGTTGAGTTGGAACATGGAAATGATAAAGAGAATAAGCGTATTGTGGATTTTATGAGAGTTAATGATTTTGATGGTGTCCATGAGAATTCAGATGAGGATGGTATTGACGGTTCTAAGGAGGATGGCATTGACGGTTCTAAGGAGGATGGAATTGATAGAACTGTGAATCGTAAGCAAGTCGGCTTTCGAAATCCGGTGGAATTGTATCAGGAACTTCGTAATAATGAAAAGCCTGCGAAGCTGTGCCGAGAAGATTGGGAGATCTTACAGCAAGTTTTCAGCTATTTCTGTAGATCAGGGTGGGCAGCCAATCAGTCACTTGCTATTTACATTGGCAGGTCATTTTTCCCTACTGCTGCTCATAAGTTCCGTAGCTTTTTCTTTAAGAATTGTTCTGCTGATGTTACTGAATATTTGGTATCACTTGGTCCATCTAATGCTGCTGTTAAGTTTCTTTTCCCTATATTTGTGGAGTTCTGTATTGAAGAGTTTCCTGATGAGATCAAGCAGTTTCGAAGTATGATTCAATCAGCAGATCTTACAGCGCCGCATACATGGTTTCCCTTTGCACGGGCAATGAAGCGTAAGATCATTTATCACTGTGGCCCAACAAATAGTGGCAAGACTTACAATGCTTTGCAGCGGTTTATGGAAGCAAAAAAGGGTATTTATTGCAGCCCGCTTAGGCTTTTGGCTATGGAAGTTTTTGACAAAGTGAATGCACAAGGAATTTACTGTAGTCTCCACACAGGGCAAGAGAAGAAATATGTCCCGTTTTCGAATCATGTCGCCTGTACTGTGGAAATGGTGTCAACTGAGGAATTATATGATGTAGCTGTTATTGATGAAATCCAGATGATGTCAGACCCGTATAGAGGTCATGCATGGACGCGCGCATTGCTCGGATTGAAAGCTGATGAGATACATTTGTGTGGGGATCCAACAGTTCTCAATATTGTTAGAAAAATCTGTTCAGATACCGGAGACGAGTTGCATGAACATCATTATGACAGGTTCAAACCCTTAGTGGTTGAAGCCAAGACACTGTTGGGAGACCTTCAAAATGTTCGCTCGGGTGACTGTGTTGTTGCTTTCTCAAGGAGAGAGATATTCGAGGTGAAAATGGCTATTGAGAAACACACAAGTCACCGCTGCTGTGTTATTTATGGTGCGTTGCCGCCAGAGACTCGCAGGCATCAAGCTAACTTGTTTAATGATCAAGATAATGAATTTGATGTGCTTGTTGCCAGTGATGCTGTGGGGATGGGATTGAATCTTAACATTAGGAGAGTTGTCTTTTATAGTCTTTCAAAGTACAATGGTGACAAGATTGTTCCTGTCCCGGCATCTCAGGTTAAGCAAATTGCTGGAAGAGCTGGTCGTAGAGGAAGCCGTTACCCAGATGGACTTACGACAACCTTGCATTTAAATGATCTTGATTATCTAATTGAGTGTTTAAAGCAACCCTTTGAAGAAGTTAAGAAAGTGGGTCTCTTTCCATTCTTCGAGCAGGTTGAATTGTTTGCTGGGCAATTCCCTAATGTTACTTTCTGCAAGTTGCTTGAAAAATTTGGTGAAAATTGCCGTTTGGATGGATTGTACTTTTTGTGTCGACATGATCATATTAAGAAGGTAGCAAATATGTTGGAAAAGGTTCAGGGAATATCTTTGGAAGACCGGTTCAACTTTTGTTTTGCTCCGGTCAATATTAGAGACCCGAAAGCAATGTACCATCTCCTTAGGTTTGCTTCGGCTTACAGTCAAAATGTCCCGGTTAGCATAGCGATGGGTATGCCAAAAGGTTCCGCTAAAAATGATTCAGAACTTCTGGATCTTGAGACAAAACACCAAGTTTTATCTATGTATCTTTGGTTATCTCACCACTTCAGGGAGGAAACCTTTCCTTATGTGAAAAAAGCAGAAGAAATGGCTATCGATGTTGCTGACTTGTTGGGTAAGTCTCTTGTCAATGCATGTTGGAAACCAGAATCGAGACAGCGAAAGAAATCTAATCCTGAAAAGAAGGAAGAAGGATACCAGAGACCAAGGTCACTTATCAAGTTACATGATAA GAAGAGGGCAGATAAATCTGTGCCAGCAGACAATTCATCGAAAGTAGCAGCATAA